A genomic stretch from Halorhodospira halophila SL1 includes:
- the aroE gene encoding shikimate dehydrogenase: protein MSDHYAVVGNPIAHSKSPQIHTRFAAEVGADLHYHRLWAPEDHFAPVAEAFFAGGGHGLNVTVPFKGAAYTFADTLSDRARAAGAVNTLRAEPDGRHFGDNTDGIGLLRDLQTNHGIDLAGRRLLLLGAGGAARGVLHDLLGEDPRTVVIANRTVDRAEALAGNDHRIRACGFDVLAGERFEVVINTTAAGLQGEMPPLPDDLLAPGATAYDLVYADEDTPFMAWARARGAVTVCDGLGMLVEQAAESFYQWRGTYPQTAPVIEALRIGA, encoded by the coding sequence ATGAGCGATCACTACGCCGTCGTCGGCAACCCGATTGCCCACAGCAAGTCGCCACAGATCCACACCCGCTTCGCCGCCGAGGTGGGTGCCGATCTGCACTACCACCGCCTGTGGGCCCCGGAGGACCACTTCGCCCCCGTGGCCGAGGCGTTCTTCGCCGGCGGGGGGCACGGGCTCAACGTCACCGTGCCGTTCAAGGGGGCGGCGTACACCTTCGCCGATACCCTCAGCGATCGGGCGCGGGCCGCCGGCGCCGTGAACACCCTGCGCGCCGAGCCCGACGGCCGGCACTTTGGCGACAACACCGACGGTATCGGCCTGCTGCGCGACCTGCAGACCAACCACGGCATCGACCTGGCCGGCCGACGGCTGCTCCTGCTCGGCGCCGGCGGCGCCGCCCGGGGGGTGCTGCACGACCTGCTCGGTGAAGACCCGCGGACAGTGGTGATCGCCAATCGCACAGTGGACCGAGCCGAGGCACTGGCCGGCAACGACCACCGGATCCGTGCCTGCGGCTTCGATGTACTCGCCGGGGAACGCTTCGAGGTGGTCATCAACACCACGGCCGCCGGACTACAGGGCGAGATGCCGCCACTGCCCGACGACCTCCTCGCCCCCGGCGCCACGGCCTACGATCTGGTTTACGCGGACGAGGACACGCCGTTCATGGCCTGGGCACGGGCCCGGGGCGCCGTCACCGTGTGTGACGGGTTGGGCATGCTGGTCGAGCAGGCCGCGGAGTCTTTCTATCAGTGGCGCGGCACCTACCCGCAAACGGCCCCGGTGATCGAGGCGCTGCGCATCGGGGCCTGA
- a CDS encoding MaoC family dehydratase produces the protein MVHELQGYCVEDLEPGMAGSYTRTVTEADLVLFAGLSGDNNPVHINEEFASTTFAKGRIAHGLFLGGLISCVLGTRMPGPGAIYLGQQLRFQAPVRIGDTVRAEATVLEVDAQRRRVRLDTRCYVRKRTVLTGEAEVMVNSREE, from the coding sequence ATGGTTCACGAGTTGCAGGGTTACTGCGTGGAGGATCTGGAGCCGGGGATGGCCGGGTCGTATACGCGGACCGTCACCGAGGCGGATCTGGTCCTCTTCGCGGGTCTTTCCGGAGACAACAACCCCGTCCACATCAACGAGGAGTTCGCCTCGACGACCTTCGCCAAGGGGCGGATCGCCCACGGGCTGTTCCTCGGTGGGCTGATCTCCTGCGTCCTTGGCACCCGCATGCCGGGGCCCGGCGCCATCTACCTGGGGCAGCAGCTGCGTTTCCAGGCCCCGGTGCGCATCGGCGACACCGTCCGCGCCGAGGCGACGGTGCTCGAGGTCGATGCCCAGCGGCGCCGGGTGCGGCTGGATACCCGCTGCTACGTGCGCAAGCGTACCGTGCTCACCGGTGAGGCCGAGGTGATGGTCAACAGCCGCGAGGAGTAG